From the genome of Vibrio porteresiae DSM 19223, one region includes:
- a CDS encoding tetratricopeptide repeat protein produces the protein MTSYIGKYSVLASLLLAGCAQVGPQQYAAQALTPADQAYVSSQPEYLRADYTRLFEEGGRNQVLNLMIIGKKAFATGDFPSAARAFDQAIAAIESVYANSDSAAKARSLWYEEGSKDFKGEPYERSMVYYYRGLTYLAQGQPDNARASFLNAIMQDAFAEEQQNRSDMGSQLLLIGWTSMMMGRADLADQAFLELEQLQPDFVRPTPADTTLIIAEAGYAPRKLADGVGHHQLIYRRGKNQRITAVEFDKAGQLPVPMTLREDIFWQASSRGGRPVDRIIEGQYVFKSTTQAAGAALSDVGRTALYLSPAFGQSTANLGAGISLLGVGVMAISAQTKVRADTRYWPTLPDKLYINAKALPENADIDLVYRLKEGGQLTQDPNFIISTKGYRVIWSQGE, from the coding sequence ATGACGTCGTATATCGGTAAATACAGTGTGCTCGCCAGTCTACTATTGGCGGGCTGTGCGCAGGTTGGGCCGCAGCAATATGCGGCTCAAGCATTAACGCCTGCTGACCAGGCGTATGTTTCTTCTCAACCTGAGTATCTGCGTGCAGATTACACTCGACTCTTTGAAGAGGGCGGGCGTAATCAAGTCCTCAATTTGATGATCATTGGTAAGAAAGCCTTTGCTACCGGGGATTTTCCCAGTGCCGCGCGGGCTTTTGACCAAGCTATTGCTGCGATAGAAAGTGTGTATGCCAATTCCGACTCTGCCGCTAAGGCGCGCAGCTTATGGTACGAGGAGGGGAGCAAGGATTTTAAAGGGGAACCTTATGAACGCAGCATGGTGTATTACTACCGCGGCTTAACCTATCTTGCCCAAGGACAACCGGATAACGCCCGCGCCAGTTTTCTCAATGCGATCATGCAAGATGCCTTTGCCGAAGAGCAACAAAACCGCAGCGATATGGGCTCACAGCTACTTTTGATTGGTTGGACGTCCATGATGATGGGGCGCGCTGATTTAGCTGATCAAGCGTTTTTAGAGCTTGAGCAGCTTCAACCCGATTTTGTCCGTCCTACGCCAGCCGATACCACTTTGATCATTGCTGAAGCTGGTTATGCACCACGAAAATTGGCCGATGGTGTTGGACATCATCAATTGATTTATCGACGTGGCAAAAATCAACGTATCACTGCCGTTGAGTTCGATAAAGCAGGACAGCTGCCGGTGCCGATGACACTGCGCGAAGATATTTTTTGGCAAGCCTCTTCACGAGGTGGACGCCCAGTGGATCGCATTATTGAAGGGCAGTATGTGTTCAAAAGCACCACTCAGGCCGCGGGTGCTGCACTATCGGATGTGGGACGAACGGCGCTCTATTTGTCGCCCGCGTTTGGTCAATCAACGGCCAATTTAGGCGCGGGCATTTCCCTGTTAGGTGTTGGCGTCATGGCCATCTCGGCTCAGACCAAAGTTCGTGCTGATACACGTTATTGGCCCACCTTGCCTGACAAGCTCTATATCAACGCCAAAGCGTTACCTGAAAACGCCGATATTGATCTCGTCTATCGGTTAAAAGAGGGTGGGCAACTGACGCAAGATCCGAATTTTATTATCTCAACCAAAGGTTACCGAGTGATCTGGTCTCAAGGAGAGTAA
- a CDS encoding response regulator, translating into MERAYQILVVDDHKDIRDLLQRFLQQHGLRVMTAADGNEMYKHLNAQRFDLIILDLMLPGKDGITLCRELRAENNIPIIMLTALGEEVDRIVGLEVGADDYLAKPFNPRELLARIKSVLRRHFAIPNVEEQTSGTPKNYLFNQWLLNTTTRELRNPQQALIPLTSTEFTMLLAFLCHPNVVLSREDLLKLVQGRGADVYDRSIDTLISRLRKKIETDPKQPKLIKTIWGGGYQFSCEVSHDAH; encoded by the coding sequence ATGGAAAGAGCTTATCAAATACTAGTGGTGGATGATCACAAAGACATTCGCGATTTGCTGCAACGATTTTTGCAGCAACATGGCCTTAGAGTCATGACCGCAGCCGATGGTAATGAGATGTACAAACACCTTAACGCGCAACGCTTTGACCTGATCATTCTGGATTTGATGCTCCCCGGTAAAGACGGCATTACGTTATGTCGAGAACTGCGTGCGGAGAATAATATTCCCATTATCATGTTAACCGCTTTAGGTGAAGAGGTTGACCGCATCGTCGGGCTTGAAGTCGGTGCCGACGATTATTTGGCGAAGCCTTTTAATCCACGGGAACTGTTAGCCAGAATCAAATCGGTGTTACGTCGTCACTTTGCCATTCCTAATGTGGAAGAGCAAACTTCCGGCACACCAAAAAACTATCTGTTTAATCAATGGTTACTGAACACCACCACCCGTGAGCTACGTAATCCACAGCAGGCGTTAATCCCACTCACCTCAACTGAATTTACCATGCTGCTTGCTTTTCTCTGCCATCCCAATGTGGTGTTGAGTCGCGAAGATCTGCTCAAACTGGTGCAAGGCCGCGGTGCCGATGTGTACGATCGTTCAATTGATACCTTAATTAGCCGTTTGCGGAAAAAAATCGAAACCGATCCCAAGCAACCTAAGCTGATCAAAACGATCTGGGGCGGCGGCTACCAATTCAGTTGTGAGGTCAGCCATGACGCGCATTAG
- a CDS encoding XrtA/PEP-CTERM system-associated ATPase: MYESHFGLSGKPFKLSPDPTFFYGSPHHSKAISYLRYGLESGEGFIVITGPVGTGKTTIARSLLSSLDDSITAIQLVTTHLSPDALINMIASNFGLQVEGLGKAETLKRLEGFLHSLHRQGKRALLVIDEAQNLPSETIEELRMLSNFQIDDKPLIQSFLLGQEELKPIIELPEMEQFRQRIIASCHLETLNTEQTREYILHRLSVVGWNHHPELADPIFQIISQYTGGVPRKINIFMDRLFLYAFMENVTTIDEAAVRSVMDEMGTELSGGLQPTGQIRAPKNANTVSSMHYGLAHGEQSVEIDRIHQILAEVNKVLDDVIARKTLTIKQLDRLIREKRKLLSSRGDALDNGRVAAPLRTNEATHVNGNPSANDLNPNHELQTHEQTPVASVHPANETNRLVEKRWLQQLIKERESGL, encoded by the coding sequence ATGTATGAATCGCATTTTGGGTTATCGGGAAAGCCCTTTAAATTAAGCCCTGATCCGACGTTTTTCTACGGCAGCCCGCACCATAGTAAAGCCATCTCCTATCTGCGTTATGGCTTAGAATCGGGAGAAGGGTTTATCGTTATCACTGGGCCTGTCGGTACCGGGAAAACCACTATTGCGCGTAGTTTATTAAGCTCCCTTGATGATTCGATCACCGCGATTCAGTTAGTGACCACACACTTAAGTCCTGATGCGTTAATCAATATGATTGCGTCCAATTTTGGCCTGCAAGTTGAGGGGTTAGGTAAAGCTGAGACCTTAAAACGCCTCGAAGGATTTTTGCACAGTTTACATCGGCAAGGTAAGCGGGCGTTACTCGTGATTGATGAGGCGCAGAATTTGCCTTCAGAGACCATTGAAGAGTTACGCATGTTGTCGAATTTTCAAATAGATGATAAGCCTCTTATTCAAAGCTTTTTGTTGGGTCAGGAAGAGCTCAAGCCCATCATTGAATTGCCTGAAATGGAACAGTTTCGGCAGCGAATTATCGCTTCTTGCCATTTGGAAACGCTCAATACTGAGCAAACTCGCGAATACATACTGCATCGCCTTAGTGTGGTGGGTTGGAATCACCATCCTGAGTTGGCGGATCCTATTTTTCAAATCATCAGTCAGTACACGGGTGGCGTGCCAAGGAAGATCAATATCTTTATGGATCGTCTCTTCCTTTACGCTTTTATGGAAAATGTCACCACCATCGATGAAGCAGCTGTGCGCAGTGTGATGGATGAAATGGGAACCGAGCTGTCGGGCGGTCTGCAGCCGACCGGTCAGATTCGTGCGCCGAAAAACGCCAATACGGTGTCATCGATGCATTATGGCCTTGCTCATGGAGAGCAGAGTGTCGAGATAGACAGAATTCATCAGATATTGGCCGAAGTGAACAAAGTGTTAGACGATGTGATTGCCAGAAAAACACTGACGATTAAACAGTTGGATCGCCTTATTCGCGAAAAGCGGAAGTTATTATCGAGCCGCGGTGATGCCCTTGATAATGGGCGGGTTGCTGCGCCACTGCGCACCAATGAGGCGACTCATGTGAATGGCAATCCCTCTGCAAATGACCTCAATCCAAACCATGAGCTACAAACTCATGAACAGACACCCGTCGCGAGCGTTCACCCCGCCAATGAAACCAATCGGCTGGTGGAAAAACGCTGGTTACAACAGCTGATTAAAGAGCGGGAAAGTGGGCTATAA
- a CDS encoding arsenate reductase/protein-tyrosine-phosphatase family protein: MYKRVLVICAGNLCRSPYAAGRLNALCPELQVASAGLDVTAHGLEGKAADKVAIQVAHEYGLDLEEHKATQLTEALVDSHDVILVMEREQLERFCQYYPDANYKVFLFGLWNGGVNIADPFNRGELAFRLAFDAIDQAAQAWTQKLV, encoded by the coding sequence ATGTATAAACGTGTATTAGTCATCTGTGCCGGAAATTTGTGTCGTTCACCTTATGCCGCTGGTCGGCTGAACGCCTTGTGCCCTGAGTTGCAAGTTGCATCAGCAGGGTTAGATGTGACAGCTCATGGCCTTGAAGGCAAGGCTGCCGATAAAGTGGCGATTCAAGTTGCGCATGAATATGGTCTTGATTTAGAAGAGCATAAAGCCACTCAGCTTACTGAAGCGTTAGTCGATAGCCATGATGTTATCTTGGTCATGGAAAGAGAGCAGCTAGAACGCTTTTGTCAGTATTATCCTGACGCAAACTACAAAGTCTTTTTGTTCGGATTGTGGAATGGCGGAGTAAACATCGCTGACCCATTTAATCGGGGTGAATTGGCATTTAGGTTAGCGTTTGACGCCATTGATCAAGCGGCGCAAGCTTGGACACAAAAGCTGGTTTAG
- a CDS encoding AAA family ATPase — protein MSTIEKAMGEFHHTPPKKDVPEEHIAPVEAVAAPVAPAPAAKKTGKKEPFKDSSRIIPINNSLLESLGMINNGTSESERQIKDEFRLIKHKLLKKAFSPEEAHKPTANKRNLIMVSSANMNEGKTFVSINLALSIANERDKTVLLIDADVLSPSIGDTLGFGNEMPGLTDYLLGNVGDLRDIIYPTTVPDFRVMPAGSSNNMSYELLSSGKMAALMEEIASRYTDRIILLDCPPLLGVVETVTLSNLVGQAVVVVEQNKTKLGDIKQAVSLLNSEIDTGFVINKAVQKAGHGYGYGYGYGYGSKDSKK, from the coding sequence GTGAGTACGATTGAAAAAGCGATGGGTGAGTTCCATCACACACCGCCTAAAAAGGATGTTCCAGAAGAGCACATTGCGCCAGTTGAGGCGGTGGCTGCTCCTGTCGCACCAGCTCCTGCGGCTAAAAAAACCGGGAAGAAAGAGCCGTTTAAAGACAGTAGCCGCATTATTCCGATCAATAACTCTCTGTTAGAGAGCTTAGGCATGATCAATAACGGCACGTCGGAAAGTGAACGGCAAATCAAAGACGAATTTCGTTTGATTAAACATAAGCTGTTGAAAAAAGCCTTCTCTCCCGAAGAAGCCCATAAACCGACAGCGAACAAGCGCAACCTGATTATGGTTTCCAGTGCCAACATGAATGAAGGTAAAACCTTTGTTTCGATTAACTTAGCACTGAGTATTGCCAATGAACGGGATAAAACGGTGCTGCTTATTGATGCAGACGTACTGAGCCCAAGTATTGGTGATACGTTAGGCTTTGGTAATGAAATGCCAGGGCTCACGGATTATCTGTTGGGTAATGTCGGCGATTTGCGTGACATTATTTACCCAACCACCGTCCCTGATTTTCGTGTTATGCCGGCAGGTAGCTCTAACAACATGAGTTATGAGTTGTTGTCGAGCGGTAAAATGGCAGCATTAATGGAAGAGATCGCCAGTCGCTATACCGACCGTATTATTTTGCTCGACTGCCCACCGCTACTTGGGGTAGTGGAAACCGTGACACTGTCTAACTTGGTTGGTCAGGCTGTGGTCGTGGTGGAACAAAATAAAACGAAACTTGGAGACATCAAACAAGCGGTATCGCTTCTTAATAGTGAAATCGATACTGGGTTTGTGATTAACAAAGCGGTGCAAAAAGCAGGGCATGGTTATGGATATGGCTATGGATATGGCTATGGTTCAAAGGACAGTAAAAAATAG
- a CDS encoding ATP-binding protein codes for MTRISLLHWYFTRKLIHQIGLVMLLGFSLSFLLTFSLLSYDKSERLSQLSVAGALQRVISVADTLQQTPETLHESILRAASSADLSLSLTSQPRFSDGQPSSSVEQAILSRLDSLGLHTAHIALVSQGDRPVMNLDPNMNAMHREQLGNTMMGSGMMGSHHGASARVNNGAYRATINGSILLSSGSWLNFSSGLADDVAHWSTSVLFALIAVMMLTIFGSLLIIRRALRPVSELGHAAHAFAQNKQVYQVDSTQSPQDLTHTINAFNDMQQEVVDYIKDRTQLLAAISHDLRTPLTSLRLRLEFFPDSDDKTQLLHTLGVMEKMLTATLQFAKSDHHQEIRQPCQLAQLIADIVSEYDEKGVELECQSIPDVTLELPVVSVRRVLDNLINNAIQYAGNEASIELSAAVSQEQLTLCVADTGPGIKDEQLNDVVKPFTRLNAERDTASSNVGLGLSICRAIATAYGGTLTLSANTPHGLRAQVTMALPNLSHKK; via the coding sequence ATGACGCGCATTAGTTTGCTTCACTGGTATTTCACCCGCAAACTGATTCACCAAATTGGTTTGGTGATGTTGCTCGGCTTTAGTCTGAGCTTTTTATTGACCTTTTCCCTACTCTCTTACGACAAATCAGAAAGGCTCAGCCAATTATCGGTTGCCGGAGCCTTGCAGCGCGTGATTTCCGTTGCCGATACATTGCAACAAACTCCAGAAACCCTGCATGAATCTATTTTGCGCGCGGCCAGCTCCGCCGATCTGTCGCTCTCGCTCACTAGCCAACCTCGCTTCAGTGATGGCCAGCCAAGCAGCAGCGTTGAACAAGCGATCTTAAGTCGCCTCGACAGCTTAGGATTACACACCGCCCATATTGCGTTGGTCAGCCAAGGCGATCGCCCAGTGATGAATCTCGATCCGAATATGAATGCGATGCACCGAGAACAACTGGGCAATACCATGATGGGTTCCGGCATGATGGGCAGCCATCATGGCGCGTCAGCGCGAGTTAACAATGGTGCTTATCGCGCCACCATCAATGGTTCAATATTGTTATCGTCCGGCTCGTGGTTAAATTTCTCATCTGGACTGGCCGACGATGTTGCCCATTGGTCGACCAGCGTCCTATTCGCCTTAATCGCGGTGATGATGTTGACCATTTTCGGGTCATTGCTCATCATTCGCCGCGCGTTGCGCCCCGTATCTGAATTGGGTCATGCCGCCCATGCTTTTGCACAGAATAAACAAGTTTATCAGGTTGATAGCACGCAAAGCCCGCAAGATTTGACTCATACAATTAACGCCTTTAATGACATGCAACAAGAGGTGGTGGACTACATTAAAGATCGTACCCAGCTGCTTGCGGCCATCTCCCACGATTTGCGCACCCCTCTCACCAGTTTGCGCCTGCGCCTAGAGTTTTTTCCTGATAGCGATGACAAAACCCAGTTGCTGCACACCTTAGGCGTGATGGAAAAAATGCTCACGGCAACACTGCAATTTGCCAAAAGCGACCACCATCAGGAGATTCGCCAACCTTGCCAGCTAGCGCAATTGATCGCTGATATCGTGAGTGAATACGATGAAAAAGGGGTGGAACTGGAGTGTCAGTCGATTCCTGATGTCACCCTCGAACTTCCAGTGGTGAGTGTAAGACGCGTGCTGGATAACCTCATCAATAACGCCATTCAATATGCGGGCAATGAAGCCAGCATTGAACTTAGCGCCGCGGTAAGCCAAGAGCAGCTGACACTTTGTGTGGCAGATACCGGGCCAGGCATCAAAGATGAGCAGCTTAACGATGTGGTAAAACCCTTTACCCGCCTTAATGCAGAGCGCGATACCGCCAGTTCTAACGTCGGACTGGGGCTTTCCATCTGCCGAGCCATCGCGACCGCTTATGGCGGCACACTGACGTTAAGTGCCAACACTCCCCATGGTTTGCGTGCTCAAGTCACGATGGCTTTGCCAAACTTATCCCATAAAAAATAA
- a CDS encoding putative periplasmic lipoprotein — protein MKRWIMAATLVMLMGCQSSVVHRADTQQQKDNYEQQIDKVVYIDHNLNRVEIGSMIPTSRSVVKVTTERFGSTQLAMGNLQAYAVIKNRTDYDLQLEVRVQFLDWEAIPLDDVTAWTRLYLPANGVGTFRESSLSQEAKHFMIEIREGR, from the coding sequence ATGAAACGATGGATAATGGCAGCAACCTTAGTGATGTTGATGGGGTGCCAATCAAGCGTGGTACACCGAGCTGATACGCAGCAGCAGAAAGACAATTACGAACAGCAAATTGATAAAGTGGTGTACATCGACCACAACCTTAATCGCGTGGAAATCGGCAGCATGATTCCGACGAGTCGTTCGGTGGTGAAAGTGACCACGGAACGTTTTGGTTCTACTCAATTGGCGATGGGCAATTTGCAGGCTTATGCCGTGATTAAAAATCGCACCGACTATGATTTGCAGCTTGAAGTTCGAGTGCAATTTCTCGATTGGGAAGCGATTCCTTTAGACGATGTGACAGCTTGGACACGTCTCTATTTGCCAGCGAATGGGGTAGGAACGTTTCGGGAGTCTAGCCTATCGCAAGAGGCTAAACATTTTATGATTGAGATTAGAGAGGGACGCTAA
- a CDS encoding penicillin-binding protein activator LpoB, whose protein sequence is MSELSTDLHARKWYIGAILGSALMLSACSGIDNSAGRATVYEDASGSSKMVSGVGIESQDIITVTDKMMRDMLRSPSLMQRTTPPRVIIDSEYFTNESSSPVNKNLLTDRLRIGLNNAAAGKLIFVGRHFSDMVEKEREMKRTGVVDGGTIRKTQATAGADYRLGGRISSLDAMDTKDHAVSRYTQITFELIDLEYGTIVWSNYYEFRKSAQDDVVYR, encoded by the coding sequence ATGTCGGAACTATCCACAGATTTACATGCTCGTAAATGGTACATCGGCGCTATTTTAGGTAGCGCCCTCATGCTGAGCGCCTGTAGCGGAATTGATAACTCAGCGGGACGAGCGACGGTTTACGAAGATGCGTCAGGATCATCAAAAATGGTCAGTGGGGTGGGTATCGAAAGCCAAGATATCATTACCGTCACCGATAAAATGATGCGCGATATGTTACGCAGTCCATCGCTGATGCAGCGTACCACTCCGCCCCGCGTCATTATTGATTCGGAATATTTCACCAACGAGTCTAGCTCGCCAGTGAATAAGAATTTGCTGACCGACCGCCTGCGTATTGGTCTCAATAATGCGGCGGCGGGTAAGTTAATCTTCGTTGGTCGTCATTTTAGTGACATGGTGGAAAAAGAGCGTGAAATGAAACGCACTGGCGTTGTCGATGGTGGCACGATTCGGAAAACCCAAGCCACGGCTGGCGCCGATTATCGTTTGGGCGGACGCATCTCTTCACTGGATGCCATGGATACCAAAGATCATGCGGTGTCGCGCTACACGCAAATCACCTTTGAACTGATTGATCTCGAGTACGGCACCATTGTGTGGTCGAACTATTATGAATTCCGTAAGAGTGCCCAAGATGACGTCGTATATCGGTAA
- a CDS encoding TIGR03016 family PEP-CTERM system-associated outer membrane protein, with the protein MDMAMVQRTVKNSIYSLGLILFVTKNCVAADVLVTPRVETKLEYTDNVNSVATNEQSSSITYFIAGLNIDAKGNDGVLSLDYQLQQLLYSYDSNENELYNTLKFDANKGLFSTTNVRGHVAASISNVSRNIETNANDDVSNGNTVETRTAQGGLSYQSNPAGMFDFYSDVNATVTNNEDNVGNNHTYNGKINFKQGKEAHTLFWSSVDRYELTQGQGEDNNTTSTEAENEFGFRTDSGISPLIHSYYEDYQGQTSSDSEDSVSVGPGVRYYFSQNSYFEVGYDFTLKDDDSNSWRASGHWAPSPRTTLDADYKQRFYGDAYSLSFKHTHRRLTNTISYTESVSNYNRSLYVDGNEINQLSLTKTLSWESQLAFRRTTAKLKLTSDKKESMSNVTTDTDVDTYGAELSLDHQLTRNTTLTPSFQYKYYKFFKGNENTQQDHYRKWDLELSHKFAAELSVDLELSIEDRSSTSSSAAYQENRVSINLRKEL; encoded by the coding sequence ATGGATATGGCTATGGTTCAAAGGACAGTAAAAAATAGTATTTATTCGCTCGGCTTGATTCTCTTTGTCACTAAGAATTGTGTTGCAGCGGATGTGTTGGTCACGCCTCGCGTTGAAACCAAACTGGAATACACAGATAACGTTAACTCAGTTGCAACCAATGAACAGAGCAGTTCGATCACCTATTTTATTGCGGGCTTAAACATTGATGCCAAAGGCAATGATGGTGTGTTATCCCTTGACTATCAATTGCAGCAACTTTTGTACTCTTATGATTCGAATGAAAATGAGCTGTATAACACGCTCAAGTTTGATGCTAATAAGGGATTGTTCTCAACCACTAACGTGCGTGGTCATGTGGCTGCGTCGATTTCTAACGTCTCACGTAACATCGAAACTAATGCCAATGACGATGTAAGTAATGGTAATACCGTTGAAACACGCACAGCCCAAGGGGGGTTATCGTATCAAAGTAACCCAGCGGGCATGTTCGACTTTTACAGTGATGTGAACGCAACGGTCACCAACAACGAAGATAACGTCGGGAATAACCATACCTACAACGGCAAAATCAATTTTAAGCAAGGCAAAGAAGCACATACTCTGTTTTGGTCCAGTGTTGATCGCTATGAATTAACCCAAGGGCAGGGGGAAGATAACAACACCACCTCAACAGAAGCTGAAAATGAGTTTGGTTTTCGTACCGACAGTGGAATTAGCCCATTAATTCACTCTTATTACGAGGATTATCAGGGACAAACGAGCAGTGATAGTGAAGATTCGGTCAGTGTTGGTCCGGGTGTGCGCTACTATTTTTCGCAAAATTCCTACTTTGAAGTCGGGTACGATTTTACCTTAAAAGATGACGACTCTAACTCGTGGCGTGCTAGTGGCCATTGGGCTCCATCACCTCGAACAACGTTAGATGCGGATTATAAACAGCGGTTTTATGGCGATGCTTATTCACTCTCTTTTAAGCACACGCATCGACGTTTGACCAATACCATCAGCTATACCGAGTCGGTATCGAACTATAACCGGAGTTTGTATGTCGATGGCAATGAGATCAACCAGCTTTCATTAACCAAAACATTAAGTTGGGAGAGCCAACTGGCATTTAGACGCACGACAGCGAAGTTAAAACTCACTTCGGATAAGAAAGAGTCGATGAGCAATGTGACCACCGATACCGATGTCGATACTTATGGAGCCGAACTCTCCCTAGATCATCAATTGACACGTAACACCACGCTCACCCCAAGCTTTCAGTACAAGTATTACAAGTTTTTTAAAGGGAATGAGAACACACAGCAAGATCATTACCGCAAATGGGATCTAGAGTTGAGTCATAAGTTTGCAGCAGAGTTATCGGTGGATTTAGAACTTTCTATTGAAGATCGCTCATCGACGTCCAGCTCGGCTGCATACCAAGAGAACCGAGTGAGTATCAATCTAAGGAAAGAGCTTTAA
- a CDS encoding methyl-accepting chemotaxis protein, whose protein sequence is MSWRVLSIRSRMFIVTGLLLVIFSLIFTVKQTVTNMDQQLGQLQNETLPTYLQNLSAQMSSEIKPFITASQMMANDQFIQRWIDNGSKDDELAIIEQHLKTIRTSIGSDVTFITVDSPNGTEYLQYNGQFSHPLLKDYQFKDFYPNFLATGKEYELNMENFNGEFVIFINYRSQAINSKTQKPYAVAGLGLKVDKLIEMITKLKLGEHGRAMLVTDQGQIQVKPKESNLDAIQTEHIRDLITDKSQIKIETKEIQGQTYYMGSLWVPTLARYLILEVPAKQITAPIYAQLTSIITFVVIFIAIALVLLHFAVNSLTKPLSAIVVKVNQAADHLDLGHEITSEDQAEIGQLAKAINSLLTTLKESMRTVNEAVVTTDSSVVVLNQQSKELFQAAAAEDASVQRIFTATQDITQQSLLMAQLATQAGTLSDQGNQDLRNANDQVQHSLHYLGELESEMSSSKASLEQLNTHIEKILSVLSVITSISEQTNLLALNAAIEAARAGEHGRGFAVVADEVRMLSQRTNESTVEIQSIIKELRDSSQDVTLRIDLANQKSVNTLEGQQAVATKMNDLDEFMHQLFSLTQQVAEQAELQNIAVSEINQQLEALGAQSEQTSRLFELSRQATNAIGDEMGNLKKRVSLFQGI, encoded by the coding sequence ATGAGTTGGCGAGTGTTGTCTATTCGAAGTCGCATGTTCATTGTGACTGGGCTGCTATTGGTTATTTTTAGCCTAATCTTCACTGTTAAACAAACTGTTACCAACATGGACCAGCAATTAGGCCAGTTGCAAAACGAAACATTACCCACGTATTTGCAAAATCTCTCTGCGCAAATGAGTTCGGAAATAAAACCCTTTATTACCGCTTCGCAGATGATGGCGAACGATCAATTTATTCAACGCTGGATTGATAACGGCTCCAAAGACGATGAATTAGCCATTATTGAACAGCATTTAAAAACCATTCGTACTTCCATTGGTAGTGACGTGACATTTATCACCGTCGACTCGCCAAATGGAACCGAGTATTTACAATACAATGGTCAATTTTCTCACCCGCTGTTAAAGGATTACCAGTTCAAAGATTTCTACCCTAATTTCTTAGCGACAGGCAAAGAATATGAACTCAATATGGAAAACTTTAATGGCGAATTTGTTATTTTTATCAATTACCGTAGCCAAGCGATTAATAGTAAAACCCAGAAACCTTATGCGGTAGCTGGCCTTGGGTTAAAAGTCGATAAATTAATTGAGATGATCACCAAACTCAAATTGGGTGAACATGGTCGCGCTATGTTGGTCACAGACCAAGGGCAGATTCAAGTCAAACCCAAAGAGAGTAACTTAGATGCCATTCAAACAGAGCACATTCGTGATTTGATTACGGATAAAAGCCAGATCAAAATTGAAACCAAAGAGATTCAAGGTCAAACCTACTATATGGGCTCTTTGTGGGTACCTACTCTTGCGCGTTATCTGATTTTGGAAGTGCCTGCGAAACAAATTACTGCTCCCATTTATGCGCAGCTGACCAGCATCATTACCTTTGTGGTGATCTTTATTGCCATTGCACTAGTGCTACTGCACTTCGCAGTAAACTCTCTAACCAAACCGCTATCAGCGATTGTGGTGAAAGTGAACCAAGCCGCCGATCACCTCGATTTGGGCCATGAAATCACCAGCGAAGATCAAGCAGAAATCGGCCAATTAGCCAAAGCCATTAACTCCCTTTTGACCACGTTAAAAGAGTCGATGCGTACCGTGAATGAAGCCGTGGTCACAACAGACAGCTCGGTGGTGGTACTGAATCAACAATCCAAAGAGCTGTTCCAAGCCGCCGCCGCAGAAGATGCATCGGTGCAGCGTATTTTCACCGCCACTCAAGATATAACCCAACAGAGTTTGCTGATGGCACAACTGGCAACTCAAGCGGGTACGCTCTCAGACCAAGGCAACCAAGATTTGCGTAACGCCAACGACCAAGTTCAGCACAGCTTACATTATTTGGGTGAATTGGAATCCGAAATGAGCAGCAGTAAAGCAAGCCTTGAGCAGCTTAATACGCACATTGAAAAGATTCTCTCCGTGCTGTCTGTGATCACTTCTATTTCCGAGCAAACAAACCTTCTTGCGCTTAACGCTGCCATTGAAGCAGCTCGTGCCGGTGAACATGGCCGTGGGTTTGCGGTCGTTGCCGATGAAGTGCGGATGCTCTCGCAACGCACCAATGAGTCAACGGTTGAAATTCAGAGTATTATCAAAGAGCTACGTGACTCTTCCCAAGATGTTACGCTGCGTATCGACCTAGCTAACCAAAAGAGTGTTAATACTTTAGAAGGCCAGCAAGCTGTCGCAACCAAAATGAATGATTTAGATGAATTTATGCATCAGCTTTTCTCACTGACACAACAAGTTGCCGAGCAAGCTGAGCTGCAAAATATCGCAGTATCAGAGATCAACCAGCAACTGGAAGCGCTTGGAGCGCAAAGCGAACAGACATCGCGTCTGTTTGAGTTAAGTCGCCAAGCAACCAATGCCATTGGTGACGAAATGGGTAACTTGAAAAAACGCGTTTCGCTCTTTCAAGGTATCTAG